One window from the genome of Chroococcidiopsis sp. TS-821 encodes:
- a CDS encoding Npun_F0494 family protein yields the protein MSIAESNSSKTVLYPKKTIERAKVALVCSPFQRHLFETMCYQSVSTSAIADTGGTQKGYTKRPLSELAVENALMWLIQVGVLRREVDGQGITDSFRLTPLGRQLIEQIQEPWNPTYRDRLFNMLNRRLRLPF from the coding sequence ATGTCAATCGCTGAATCGAACAGTTCTAAAACAGTTCTGTATCCGAAAAAAACAATTGAACGCGCGAAAGTCGCGTTGGTGTGTTCGCCGTTTCAACGGCATCTGTTTGAGACAATGTGCTATCAAAGTGTCTCGACGTCGGCGATCGCCGATACAGGTGGAACTCAAAAAGGCTACACCAAGCGTCCGCTATCGGAATTAGCCGTAGAAAATGCTTTAATGTGGTTAATTCAAGTTGGAGTACTGCGCCGTGAAGTTGACGGACAGGGAATCACTGATAGTTTTCGCTTAACGCCATTAGGTCGGCAGTTGATCGAGCAAATTCAAGAACCTTGGAATCCGACATATCGCGATCGCCTGTTTAATATGCTCAATCGCCGGCTGCGACTACCATTTTAA
- a CDS encoding ribonuclease Z — protein sequence MQITFLGTSSGVPTRSRNVSSVALRLPQRAEMWLFDCGEGTQHQILRSDLKISQLSRIFITHLHGDHIFGLMGLLATCGLAGNTKRVDIYGPPKLEDYLRACSRYSSTHLAYSVEVHTVQPGVVYEDDEFTVTCERLEHRITTFGYRVAEKDRPGRFDVEKAKALEIPPGRIYGQLKRGETVTLLDGRTIHGADLCGLPEIGRKIAYCTDTIYCDGAVQLAQDADVLIHEATFSHQDAELAFQRLHSTSTMAAQVALAAQVKQLIMTHFSPRYAPGNAIELKDLLQEAQAIFPNTQMAYDFMTYEVPRRREAELAKTSR from the coding sequence GTGCAAATTACATTTTTAGGAACAAGTTCTGGTGTCCCCACGCGATCGCGTAATGTTTCTAGCGTGGCGCTTCGTTTACCGCAAAGAGCTGAAATGTGGTTGTTCGACTGTGGCGAAGGTACGCAACATCAAATTTTACGCAGCGACCTCAAAATCAGCCAGCTTTCCCGGATCTTTATTACTCATTTACACGGGGATCATATCTTTGGATTAATGGGGCTGTTAGCTACTTGTGGATTAGCTGGCAACACAAAACGAGTCGATATTTATGGTCCACCCAAATTAGAAGACTACTTACGCGCGTGTAGTCGGTATTCTTCAACCCACTTAGCATACAGCGTCGAAGTTCATACAGTGCAACCTGGAGTCGTCTATGAAGATGACGAATTTACTGTCACGTGCGAGCGTTTAGAACATCGAATTACCACCTTTGGTTACCGCGTAGCTGAAAAAGATCGTCCAGGCAGGTTTGATGTCGAAAAAGCGAAAGCCCTAGAAATTCCGCCTGGCAGAATTTACGGTCAACTGAAACGCGGGGAAACTGTGACACTACTTGACGGACGCACCATCCACGGTGCAGATCTATGTGGATTACCAGAAATTGGACGCAAAATTGCTTATTGTACAGATACCATTTATTGCGATGGCGCAGTACAGCTAGCTCAAGATGCTGATGTCCTCATTCACGAAGCAACCTTCTCACATCAAGATGCAGAACTTGCTTTTCAACGCTTGCACTCTACCTCAACAATGGCAGCACAAGTAGCTTTAGCAGCTCAAGTCAAACAGTTAATTATGACGCATTTTAGTCCTCGCTATGCCCCAGGAAATGCCATCGAATTGAAAGATTTACTTCAAGAGGCACAGGCTATTTTCCCTAATACGCAAATGGCGTACGACTTTATGACGTATGAAGTTCCTAGACGGAGAGAAGCGGAATTAGCAAAAACGTCTCGCTAA
- a CDS encoding ABC transporter substrate-binding protein: MKTHKILSLVGVFLVSLIVAVSCTPTQQASNFTNTSATIAPVQMGYSGWPGWYPWAVANEQNLFAKNNVQVDLRWFDGYLDSMNAMNAGQLDANCQTLDQTISSVANGSDQVVVLVNDNSTGNDKVIVREGINSVTDLKGKKVAAEEGTVDHFLLLLGLRKAGMTQADIEFFPLETGAAAAAFAAGRVDAVAVYAPFTTKALERPGSKELYSSKDFPGAIPDHLVVSRKMINERPQDVQALVNTWFDTLDFMQANQAKSLEIMAKKAGVSVADYKTYEAGTTLFSIEQNLQAFQPRNEMQSLHYAAKEIKDFLLEAGLIKRAPDLNRIFDDRFVKAYAASRKGQV, encoded by the coding sequence ATGAAAACACATAAAATTCTGTCACTCGTAGGTGTATTCTTAGTTAGCTTGATAGTGGCTGTTAGCTGTACCCCAACACAACAAGCTTCTAATTTTACAAATACTTCTGCAACGATCGCACCAGTTCAAATGGGGTATAGTGGTTGGCCTGGCTGGTATCCTTGGGCAGTTGCGAATGAGCAAAACTTATTTGCTAAGAATAACGTTCAAGTAGACCTTAGATGGTTTGACGGTTACTTAGATTCTATGAATGCAATGAATGCAGGTCAGTTAGATGCTAATTGTCAAACCTTAGACCAAACCATTAGTTCAGTCGCAAACGGCTCTGACCAAGTTGTTGTTTTGGTTAATGATAATTCAACGGGTAACGATAAAGTCATCGTTCGTGAAGGAATTAATAGTGTTACCGATTTAAAAGGCAAAAAAGTTGCGGCAGAAGAAGGAACTGTAGATCATTTTCTCTTACTTTTAGGTTTGCGAAAAGCTGGCATGACTCAAGCAGATATTGAGTTCTTTCCTTTAGAAACTGGTGCCGCTGCTGCCGCGTTTGCAGCAGGTAGAGTTGATGCTGTAGCAGTGTATGCACCTTTTACAACTAAAGCTTTAGAGCGCCCTGGAAGTAAAGAGTTATATAGTTCTAAAGATTTTCCTGGGGCAATTCCAGACCACTTAGTTGTTAGCAGAAAAATGATTAACGAGCGTCCGCAAGATGTACAAGCACTCGTTAATACCTGGTTTGACACCTTAGACTTTATGCAAGCAAATCAGGCTAAGTCGCTTGAAATTATGGCAAAAAAAGCTGGAGTTTCGGTTGCTGATTACAAAACTTATGAGGCAGGAACTACACTCTTTTCTATTGAACAAAACTTGCAAGCTTTTCAACCTCGAAATGAAATGCAATCTTTACATTATGCAGCAAAAGAAATCAAGGATTTTCTCTTAGAAGCTGGCTTAATTAAACGCGCTCCTGACTTAAATCGTATATTTGACGATCGCTTCGTTAAAGCTTATGCTGCTTCTCGCAAAGGTCAAGTGTAG
- a CDS encoding TonB-dependent siderophore receptor yields MMIQPALADVRSNTLQQLTLNSQASIVEITNVQLNTDAGVEVVLITSEQLSVPATFTIGNTLIADIPNAILRIRDRSEFEVFEPTAEIASIRVSNLLGQVRIAITGTEAPPTAEISTATQGLVVSVVPASVEDDTIEILVTGEPEDGYFIPNASTATRTDTPILNIPQSIQVIPRQVLADQQVTQLEEALQNASGVIYNGTDTFSDLNYSIRGFSGTPVLQDGFRQYDFAEIPEVANIEQIEVLRGPSSILYGEIQPGGVINVVTKQPLADPFYEAELQVGSYGLIRPRIDISGPLDNSASVLYRLNALYSRRDSFRNFDQDFEQFFISPVLTWNINERTNLALNLQLSNRERPFDGGTVAVGNGVADVPRDRIFNEPDDFIRRDFLSIGYNLNHQLSNEWSIRNAFRYTDSRVFSDRLSIPIEFDEETGILTRVFALDDFNSQNYALQTSLIGEFATGSVEHTLLFGIDLTRTHTNEFAIANFTPFPINVFNPVYGVDRPTFDTLLFDRALKIDRLGVYLQDQIQLFDRLNLLLGLRYDTVNQRIDNTPALFYPGGDTTQNDDAWTPRVGIVYQPIEYLSLYASYSQSFNPNTGVAADGNPFEPEKGEGFEVGVKAELLDGNLLATLAYFDITKQNVLTEDPNFPGLGISIATGEQQSRGIEFDLTGQIIPGWNIIASYAYTDAKITEDNTIAIGNRLPGIPLHNASLWTTYQIQNGDFAGLGFGIGFNFVGNRQGDLNNSFAVDSYFLTNAAVFYQRDHWRFALNFKNLFDVNYVGSTGNFGSRQSAGEPGEPFTVIGSISVRF; encoded by the coding sequence ATGATGATTCAGCCCGCGCTGGCTGATGTTCGCTCAAATACATTGCAACAATTAACGCTAAATTCTCAAGCTTCTATCGTAGAGATAACAAACGTTCAACTTAACACTGATGCTGGAGTAGAAGTCGTTTTAATAACTTCAGAGCAATTATCAGTGCCTGCAACCTTTACAATTGGTAATACTTTAATTGCGGATATTCCAAATGCGATTTTAAGAATACGCGATCGCAGTGAATTTGAAGTCTTTGAACCTACAGCAGAAATCGCATCAATTCGCGTCTCCAATCTGTTAGGACAAGTCCGAATTGCGATAACCGGAACCGAAGCACCTCCTACCGCCGAAATTAGTACCGCCACCCAAGGCTTGGTAGTCAGCGTCGTACCCGCCTCTGTTGAGGACGATACCATCGAAATTTTAGTCACAGGCGAACCGGAAGACGGCTATTTTATTCCCAATGCAAGTACAGCAACGCGGACAGATACTCCGATTTTAAACATTCCGCAATCAATTCAGGTCATTCCTCGCCAGGTACTAGCAGATCAGCAAGTCACGCAACTTGAGGAAGCGTTGCAAAATGCGAGTGGAGTAATCTACAACGGCACAGATACATTTAGCGACCTTAACTATAGCATTCGCGGGTTTAGCGGTACTCCTGTGTTACAAGATGGTTTTCGCCAGTACGATTTTGCAGAAATTCCCGAAGTCGCCAACATCGAACAAATTGAAGTGTTGCGAGGTCCATCCTCAATTCTCTATGGCGAGATTCAACCTGGCGGCGTAATTAATGTAGTCACAAAACAACCGCTAGCCGATCCGTTTTACGAAGCGGAACTGCAAGTGGGTAGCTACGGCTTGATTCGCCCGCGCATCGATATTTCTGGGCCACTCGATAACAGCGCGAGTGTATTGTATCGATTAAATGCGCTGTATTCGCGACGCGATAGTTTTCGGAATTTCGACCAAGATTTTGAACAATTTTTTATTTCTCCCGTTCTGACGTGGAATATTAATGAACGCACCAATCTCGCGCTGAATCTACAATTATCAAATCGCGAACGCCCCTTTGATGGAGGTACGGTTGCTGTGGGGAACGGCGTTGCGGATGTACCGCGCGATCGCATTTTTAATGAACCTGATGACTTTATTCGGCGCGATTTTTTGAGTATTGGCTACAATCTTAATCATCAATTGAGCAACGAATGGTCAATCCGTAATGCGTTTCGTTATACCGATTCGCGAGTGTTTTCGGATCGCCTGTCAATTCCAATTGAGTTTGACGAGGAAACTGGAATTCTCACGCGAGTTTTTGCCCTCGACGATTTTAATTCGCAAAACTACGCGCTGCAAACAAGTCTTATCGGTGAATTCGCGACTGGTTCTGTCGAACACACCTTGTTATTCGGTATTGATTTGACTCGCACGCATACAAATGAGTTTGCGATCGCCAATTTCACGCCATTTCCCATCAATGTTTTTAATCCGGTGTATGGCGTAGACCGACCTACTTTTGATACATTACTGTTTGACCGTGCATTAAAAATCGACCGCTTAGGCGTTTATCTTCAAGATCAAATTCAGCTTTTCGATCGTTTAAATTTATTACTAGGCTTGCGCTACGACACGGTAAACCAACGCATTGATAACACGCCCGCCTTATTTTATCCTGGTGGCGATACAACGCAAAATGATGATGCTTGGACTCCACGCGTCGGAATTGTTTATCAGCCGATAGAATACCTTTCACTTTATGCAAGTTATTCGCAATCTTTTAATCCTAATACTGGTGTCGCAGCCGATGGCAATCCATTTGAACCAGAAAAAGGTGAGGGATTTGAAGTAGGAGTCAAAGCCGAATTGTTAGATGGTAATCTACTAGCAACGCTGGCGTATTTTGATATTACAAAACAGAATGTGCTGACAGAAGATCCTAATTTTCCTGGTTTAGGAATTTCCATCGCCACAGGCGAACAACAAAGTCGCGGCATTGAATTCGATCTCACTGGGCAAATTATACCAGGATGGAATATTATTGCGTCCTACGCTTATACTGATGCCAAAATTACTGAAGACAACACAATTGCGATTGGAAATCGATTACCAGGCATTCCACTACACAATGCTAGCCTATGGACAACTTATCAAATTCAAAATGGCGACTTTGCAGGGTTAGGATTTGGCATTGGGTTCAACTTTGTGGGAAACCGTCAAGGCGATTTGAACAACAGCTTTGCAGTAGATAGCTACTTTCTTACCAACGCGGCTGTGTTTTATCAACGCGATCATTGGCGATTTGCACTCAATTTTAAAAATCTATTCGATGTTAATTATGTTGGTAGTACAGGTAACTTTGGTAGCCGTCAAAGCGCTGGAGAACCTGGAGAACCGTTTACTGTCATTGGCTCAATTTCGGTAAGATTTTAA
- a CDS encoding 2Fe-2S iron-sulfur cluster-binding protein, giving the protein MAINIRFLPDDVTVTATVGEPLLDVAKRAGAIIPTGCLMGSCHACEVELDDGDTICACITAVPPGCDELTIHLFSDPTW; this is encoded by the coding sequence ATGGCGATTAATATCCGTTTTTTACCAGACGATGTTACGGTGACAGCAACTGTCGGCGAACCGTTATTAGATGTTGCCAAGCGCGCTGGGGCGATCATTCCAACCGGCTGCTTGATGGGATCGTGTCACGCTTGTGAAGTAGAACTAGACGATGGAGACACAATTTGTGCTTGTATTACCGCAGTTCCACCAGGGTGCGATGAGTTAACGATTCATTTGTTTAGCGATCCAACGTGGTAA
- the nrtS gene encoding nitrate/nitrite transporter NrtS — MKFLRGYLHSLVNPKFIPVAFRVAIVVGSLLFVINHGAAAIQGQMTRDRWISATLTYLVPYFVNIHGQYISSSRRL, encoded by the coding sequence ATGAAGTTCCTACGAGGTTATCTGCATAGCCTTGTCAATCCTAAATTCATCCCAGTTGCTTTTAGGGTTGCAATTGTCGTTGGTTCGTTGCTGTTTGTCATCAATCACGGTGCGGCTGCTATCCAAGGGCAAATGACACGCGATCGCTGGATTTCGGCAACTTTAACTTACTTAGTTCCCTACTTTGTTAATATTCACGGTCAGTATATCAGCAGTTCGAGAAGACTTTAA
- a CDS encoding M48 family metallopeptidase, with the protein MTETVSSLFETAIERYKAGEDPADLIAVFQELCDRAPKSSAAWTCLAWIYLLNDKPNAAYKAAQKAVKLHPHDPQARVNLAVAMLETGQKGVREHVDRAMQLIMIDSEMREEIKQSIDDGLTRKPEWKSLQRVHSWLFD; encoded by the coding sequence ATGACAGAAACGGTTAGCTCTTTATTTGAAACGGCTATAGAACGTTACAAAGCTGGCGAAGATCCAGCCGATTTAATTGCAGTTTTTCAAGAACTATGCGATCGCGCACCTAAAAGTAGTGCAGCATGGACGTGTCTGGCGTGGATTTATCTACTTAATGACAAACCTAACGCAGCGTACAAAGCCGCGCAAAAAGCAGTAAAATTACATCCCCACGACCCTCAAGCGCGCGTTAATCTAGCCGTCGCTATGCTAGAAACAGGTCAAAAAGGAGTACGCGAACACGTCGATCGTGCGATGCAATTGATAATGATTGACTCGGAAATGCGCGAAGAAATTAAACAAAGTATTGACGATGGTTTAACCCGCAAACCTGAGTGGAAAAGTCTCCAGCGAGTCCATAGCTGGTTGTTTGATTAA
- a CDS encoding iron-sulfur cluster assembly accessory protein, which produces MVQAVPSQQRGILLSEAALRQVLFLRDRQGKDLCLRVGVRQGGCSGMSYMMDFEDPSKIRSDDEVFDYDGFKIVCDRKSMLYLYGLMLDYSDAMIGGGFQFTNPNASQTCGCGKSFGV; this is translated from the coding sequence ATGGTGCAAGCAGTTCCCTCACAACAACGCGGTATTCTCCTCAGTGAAGCAGCTTTACGTCAAGTACTATTTCTCCGCGATCGCCAAGGAAAAGATTTGTGTTTGCGTGTCGGTGTTCGTCAAGGCGGCTGTTCGGGAATGTCCTACATGATGGATTTCGAAGATCCTAGCAAGATTCGTAGCGATGATGAAGTCTTTGATTACGATGGCTTCAAAATTGTTTGCGATCGTAAAAGTATGTTATATCTCTACGGTTTAATGCTCGACTATAGCGATGCGATGATTGGTGGTGGATTTCAATTTACTAACCCCAACGCTAGCCAAACTTGTGGATGCGGTAAATCGTTTGGGGTGTAA
- a CDS encoding AraC family transcriptional regulator — translation MIALSTLEFQALFDAASQQGEKLYQQSGGECQELLPQKLGNGGDRTIVLRHGLALRIRNAVLWQTIRIENPHDPAIPLISKFHLSGNSRVLTPNVPDVQADYAEIAGCNYLYYLPNLVEFEEWYAQEPIQVVMVLIEPESLQEFDAGDNLPQPLRKLIAGDLTARFHQPIGKNSLTMRHVLHQILQCPYQGMMQKMYLESKALELLSLQFTAWLEDSQSRARSPRLRLEDIERLHQAREILIQNIDNPPSLLALARQVKLNDCKLKQGFRQIFGTTVFGYLHEIRMERSRQLLATGQLSVTEVAYAVGYSSLPSFSKAFRKRFHCSPLHTIRNSVWDKKNSV, via the coding sequence ATGATTGCACTCAGCACTTTAGAATTTCAAGCGCTATTTGATGCAGCTAGTCAGCAAGGTGAAAAACTATATCAGCAATCTGGTGGTGAGTGTCAAGAACTGCTTCCACAAAAACTAGGTAACGGAGGCGATCGCACAATCGTATTGCGTCACGGACTCGCGTTGCGAATTCGCAATGCCGTACTTTGGCAAACGATTCGCATAGAAAACCCGCACGATCCAGCGATCCCATTGATCTCAAAGTTTCACTTATCAGGGAATTCGCGAGTTCTCACGCCAAATGTTCCTGATGTTCAAGCTGATTACGCCGAAATTGCAGGTTGCAACTACCTTTATTATTTACCTAATTTAGTTGAGTTTGAAGAGTGGTACGCGCAAGAACCGATTCAAGTTGTGATGGTTCTCATCGAACCTGAAAGTTTGCAAGAATTTGATGCGGGTGACAACCTACCACAGCCGTTAAGAAAGCTCATTGCAGGAGATTTGACTGCGCGATTTCACCAACCGATTGGTAAAAATAGCCTGACTATGCGGCACGTATTACACCAGATTTTGCAGTGTCCGTATCAAGGTATGATGCAAAAAATGTATTTAGAAAGCAAAGCACTAGAATTGCTCAGCTTACAGTTTACTGCTTGGTTAGAAGACAGTCAATCCCGCGCGCGATCGCCGCGATTGCGTCTTGAAGACATCGAAAGGCTGCATCAAGCGCGAGAAATTTTGATTCAAAATATCGATAATCCACCATCGCTATTAGCATTAGCGCGGCAAGTTAAGCTGAATGACTGCAAACTCAAACAGGGATTTCGCCAAATCTTTGGCACTACGGTTTTTGGCTATTTGCACGAAATTCGCATGGAGCGATCGCGCCAACTTTTAGCAACAGGTCAACTCAGTGTCACCGAAGTCGCATACGCGGTTGGGTATAGCAGTCTTCCCTCGTTTAGTAAAGCGTTTCGCAAACGTTTTCACTGTAGCCCCTTACATACAATTCGCAACTCCGTTTGGGATAAAAAAAACTCCGTTTGA
- a CDS encoding Mo-dependent nitrogenase C-terminal domain-containing protein — protein MYHFPASFIKSQTIARLLCRIIPAHCPFERNIQIGQIHLHIPPLCKLNPLYKEIVNLRFLCLSYLAEECGEDISSYC, from the coding sequence ATGTATCACTTTCCTGCATCTTTTATCAAATCTCAAACAATAGCTCGATTACTTTGTAGAATAATTCCTGCGCATTGCCCGTTTGAACGCAACATTCAAATTGGTCAGATTCACTTACATATTCCACCATTGTGTAAACTTAATCCTTTATATAAGGAAATAGTAAATCTTCGGTTTTTATGCTTATCTTATCTAGCAGAAGAATGTGGTGAAGATATATCAAGTTATTGCTAG
- a CDS encoding SRPBCC family protein: protein MPDWLEHSVQIEVEAPIDLVWSLWSDLEQMPRWMKWISSVKVLEDNPELSRWKLNTGGLEFTWLSRILKIVPQQIIQWESVDGLPNRGAIRFYDRHNSSIVKLSVSYAIPGILGRIMDNLFLGRAVESTIKADLERFRDYALQAKAAQK, encoded by the coding sequence ATGCCAGATTGGTTAGAGCATAGCGTGCAAATTGAGGTAGAAGCGCCGATTGACCTCGTGTGGAGTTTGTGGTCTGATTTGGAGCAAATGCCTCGGTGGATGAAGTGGATTTCATCTGTGAAGGTTTTAGAAGATAATCCCGAACTCTCGCGGTGGAAACTCAATACTGGAGGATTAGAATTTACCTGGCTATCGCGAATCCTAAAAATTGTACCGCAGCAAATTATTCAATGGGAGTCGGTGGATGGATTACCTAATCGTGGCGCAATTCGCTTTTACGATCGCCACAATAGCAGTATTGTCAAACTTTCTGTCTCCTACGCGATTCCTGGAATTCTAGGTAGAATTATGGATAATCTATTCCTCGGTCGCGCGGTTGAATCAACGATCAAAGCAGATTTAGAACGCTTCCGCGATTATGCACTCCAAGCAAAAGCTGCACAAAAATAA
- the cobQ gene encoding cobyric acid synthase CobQ — translation MKAIMVVGTTSHAGKSLLSAAICRILARRGWRVAPFKGQNMALNSYVTTSGGEIGYAQAVQAWAAGVTPTVDMNPILLKPQGNMTSQVILKGKAVGKVSAADYYEQYFDLGWQAITESLQHLAAEFDLLVCEGAGSPAEINLKHRDLTNMRVAKHLNAPTLLVVDIDRGGAFAHVVGTLELLEPEERALIRGVVINKFRGQRSLLESGIQWLEERTGIPVLGVIPWIEDLFPAEDSLDLLERKHSNQGELEIAVVRLPRISNFTDFDPLEAEPSVSLKYISPKQELGHPDAVIIPGSKTTIADLLVLQRTGMAEAIQNYAAAGGTVLGICGGFQMLGKFLADPEGVEGEAGRFKGLNLLPIQTVITGQKVARQRQVVSNFPQVGLPVAGYEIHQGRSRIVETPNTAPNAYQALFDDPSLGLVDNYQSVWGTYLHGIFDNGAWRRAWLNRLRQQRGLKSLPTGVSNYRKQRETMLNTLAAIVEANLDLAKILPS, via the coding sequence ATGAAAGCAATTATGGTGGTAGGAACCACATCCCACGCTGGAAAATCGCTCCTGAGTGCAGCTATTTGTCGCATTTTGGCGCGACGCGGCTGGCGGGTTGCGCCCTTTAAAGGGCAAAATATGGCTTTAAATTCCTATGTCACCACGAGTGGGGGCGAAATCGGTTATGCACAAGCCGTGCAAGCTTGGGCGGCGGGAGTTACGCCAACAGTAGACATGAATCCCATTCTGCTCAAGCCACAAGGTAACATGACTTCGCAAGTTATCCTCAAAGGCAAAGCTGTTGGCAAAGTGAGCGCAGCTGATTATTACGAACAATATTTTGATTTAGGATGGCAAGCAATTACCGAATCGTTACAACACCTAGCAGCTGAATTTGATTTGCTCGTGTGCGAAGGCGCGGGAAGCCCCGCAGAAATCAACCTCAAGCACCGCGACTTGACAAATATGCGCGTGGCAAAGCATTTAAATGCGCCCACCTTGCTGGTTGTTGATATCGATCGCGGAGGTGCTTTTGCCCATGTTGTAGGCACTTTAGAGTTATTAGAACCAGAAGAAAGAGCACTAATTCGCGGTGTTGTCATTAATAAGTTTCGCGGACAGCGATCGCTTTTAGAATCAGGTATTCAATGGTTAGAAGAACGTACAGGAATTCCTGTACTCGGCGTGATTCCCTGGATTGAAGATCTTTTTCCGGCTGAAGATTCGCTAGACTTACTCGAACGCAAACACAGCAATCAAGGAGAACTAGAGATCGCCGTTGTTCGCTTACCCCGAATTTCTAACTTTACCGATTTCGATCCGTTAGAAGCCGAACCGAGTGTTTCGCTAAAATATATTAGTCCCAAGCAAGAACTAGGACATCCTGATGCGGTGATTATTCCAGGTTCAAAAACGACAATTGCCGACTTATTAGTCTTGCAGCGAACTGGAATGGCAGAAGCAATTCAAAACTACGCAGCAGCCGGCGGTACAGTGTTGGGGATTTGTGGTGGCTTTCAAATGCTAGGCAAATTCCTTGCCGATCCTGAAGGTGTAGAAGGCGAAGCAGGGAGGTTTAAGGGTTTAAATTTATTGCCGATTCAAACGGTGATTACAGGGCAAAAAGTGGCGCGACAACGGCAAGTTGTGTCAAATTTTCCGCAAGTTGGCTTACCTGTTGCAGGCTACGAAATTCACCAAGGGCGATCGCGGATTGTCGAAACTCCAAATACAGCACCTAATGCATACCAAGCGTTATTTGACGACCCAAGCTTAGGTTTAGTTGATAATTATCAATCGGTTTGGGGAACGTACTTGCATGGTATATTCGACAATGGCGCGTGGCGACGTGCTTGGTTAAATCGCCTGCGGCAACAACGCGGGCTAAAATCTTTACCGACAGGTGTTTCTAACTATCGCAAACAGCGCGAAACGATGTTGAATACGCTTGCTGCTATCGTAGAGGCAAACTTAGATTTGGCAAAGATTTTGCCATCTTAA
- a CDS encoding ABC transporter substrate-binding protein, whose amino-acid sequence MRQILKLLLLIVVTLSISACDRTSSQRAISSSCQTIQHALGETQVCDRPQRIVALNPKMLDILLSLDVQPVGYAEVFPIHRGEFDRPSEQIPYLGSRITQPIANLGASSEPSLEGIARLNPDLILGDSGQNKDEYTQLSQIAPTLLFEYVGHDNWQEPLSAIAKALGRSDRSRAVIETHRQQVEATRQALAPIAKAYPEVLMLASEQLTQSLEIVTPADFCGGLLEDLGFQLVSLSDEQPTSIVQSISVEILPQLDASLIFIQGHNVTGFSQMGSAKNLEDNQLQKIQQAWRSHTIAQSLGASQANRVYFIPTYICRAIPSPTGAQLALKQLQAQLSSLSARVNQQ is encoded by the coding sequence ATGCGTCAGATATTAAAGTTACTCTTGCTGATAGTTGTGACGCTTTCAATTTCTGCTTGCGATCGCACTTCCTCTCAACGCGCGATTTCTTCATCTTGCCAGACAATTCAGCACGCACTTGGTGAAACTCAAGTTTGCGATCGCCCGCAACGAATTGTGGCGCTCAATCCTAAGATGTTAGACATCTTACTATCACTCGACGTGCAACCCGTTGGTTATGCGGAAGTGTTTCCGATTCATCGCGGCGAGTTCGATCGCCCAAGCGAACAGATTCCTTATTTAGGATCGCGCATCACCCAACCAATCGCGAATCTTGGGGCGAGTAGTGAGCCATCTTTAGAAGGAATCGCGCGACTCAATCCTGACTTGATTTTGGGTGACAGCGGGCAAAACAAAGATGAATACACCCAACTTAGTCAAATTGCCCCGACTTTATTATTTGAATATGTCGGACACGATAATTGGCAGGAACCACTAAGCGCGATCGCCAAGGCATTGGGGCGTAGCGATCGATCGCGAGCAGTCATTGAAACGCATCGTCAGCAGGTAGAAGCCACTCGTCAAGCGCTAGCGCCAATTGCCAAAGCATATCCAGAAGTCCTCATGCTCGCGTCAGAGCAACTGACACAATCGCTGGAAATCGTAACCCCAGCAGATTTCTGTGGTGGTTTGCTCGAAGACTTAGGGTTTCAGCTTGTTTCGCTATCCGACGAACAGCCGACAAGCATCGTACAATCAATTTCAGTAGAAATTTTACCACAACTTGATGCCAGTTTAATTTTTATACAGGGACATAATGTTACTGGCTTTAGTCAGATGGGAAGTGCCAAAAATTTAGAAGACAATCAACTGCAAAAGATTCAGCAAGCATGGCGCAGTCATACAATTGCGCAGTCTTTAGGCGCGAGTCAAGCAAACCGCGTTTACTTCATTCCAACTTATATTTGCCGAGCCATACCCTCGCCTACTGGGGCGCAGCTAGCACTCAAGCAACTACAAGCACAACTATCATCACTTTCGGCGCGAGTCAATCAACAGTGA